ACCGGACCCAGCCCGGACCGGGCTCGAGATCGTTCCGGAAGAGCTTCGCCGCCCCGCCGTTCGTCGAGATCACCAGGTCGAGATCCCCGTCGCGGTCGTAGTCGAAGGTCGCCACCCCGCGCGCCACGATCGGCTCATCGAATCCCCCGCCCGCCATCGCGCCGGCGTCGACGAACCCCCCGCGCCCGTCGTTCCGAAACAGTTGCGGCGGCTGGGCGAAGGTCACGTCCCCCTGGATCGCCTCGATCTCCGGCTCGATGTGGCCGTTCCCGAGCACGAGATCCACGTAGCGGTCGAGATCGAAGTCCGCGAAGCGGAGCCCGAACGTCAGCGGGAGGAGCGTCGACCGCGTGAGCCGCGCCGACCCGGCCAGATCCTGGAACAGCCCCGCCTGGATCTGCGTGAAGAGCGACACGGGCTCGTTGGAGAAGTTGCCGATCGCGATCGAGAGTTGCCCCCGGTTGAGGATGTCCCCGACGTCGACCCCCATCCCGGCCCGCGCCCGGCCGAACTCGTCGAAGGCGACGCCCGCATCGAGCGCCACGTCGGCGAAGTTCCCTTCCCCGAGATTCTCGTACAGGAAGTTCTGGTAGGTGTCGTTCGCGATCGCGACATCCGGGCGACCGTCCCCGGTGAAGTCGTCGATGACGATGCCGAGCGATTTCCCCTCGGGGTTCTCGAGGCCGGATTCGGCCGTCACGTCCCGGAAGCGCCGCGCGGAGATCCGGGCGGCCGCGCCCGGAACCGAGGAGCCGCCGGCCTCCACCGAGGCCGGCTCGTTCCGCAGGAGGCGGCAGGATTCGCCGTTGTATTCCTCGGGGGTCGCATAGGATTTATTCACCCCATCGCGGGTGAAGAAGAGGTCGGTCTCCGGCGTCCAGTCGACGTAGTTGCAGACGAGGAGGTCGAGCCAGCCGTCCCCGTCCGCGTCGAACCAGGCCGACGCCGTGGACCAGGCGGGATCCGCCGCGCCCGGCGCGTTCCCCGCCGTGCCCGTCTCCGCGGTCACGTCGGTGAATCGTCCCCCGTCGTTCCGGTACAGCCGGTTGTCCCCGACCGCCGTCAGGTAGAGGTCCGTGTCCCCGTCCGCGTCGAAGTCGGCCGCCGCCCCGCCCATCCCGTAGATGGGCCGGTCCAGGCCCGCCTCGCGCGTGACGTCGCGGAACGTCCCGTCCCCGAGGTTCCGGAGGAGCATGGACCGGGCGCCCCGGTCCTCCGCGCGCCCCTCCCAGCCGGTGCTGTTGACGAAGAAGAGGTCCGGCCACCGGTCGCCGTCGTAGTCGAGCACGACGACGCCGCTCCCCATGGTCTCGGGCATCCACTTCTCTCCGAAGGCGCCCGTGGCGTGGACGAAGTCGATCCCCGCGGACGCGGTGACGTCCGTGAAACGGATCGAGGTCGTCGCGTCGCTGCCCTCGCGCGCCGTGAAGCTCGGGCGCGTCTGGGTATAGGACGGCGCCTCCGCGTCTTCCGGTTCGTCGGGACCGCAGGCCGTCGCCGCCGCGAGGAGGCAGATCGAGAGGGGTCCGGCGCGGCGAGCGTTCATCGACCTCCGCCGCGGCCCGGTCGCGCGGGCCCCGCAGAACCCGCCGCGGGCGCCGGACCCGCCGGACTCCCGGCCTCCGATCGCGCGATCGGCCGCAGTTCGTGCGTGCGGATGTCCTGTGCCATCAGGTTCACGCCGGGGTTCTCCGCCCTGTAGGCCCTCGTGATCGCCTGCGCCGCCTCGTCGATCCGGTAACGCTCGAACGCCGCCTCGCCCAGCGCGGCTTCCTCGTCGCGCCCCAGCGCCCGCAGGCTGAGCATGCGGCTGTAGTGCGCCTGCCGGTGCTCGGGATCGATGGCCAGCGTCCGGTCGAACGCTTCGACCGCCGCCTCGTACCGCTGGGCAAGGTATCGCGTCCGTCCCAACTGGAACCAAGCCTCGCGGTCCTCCGGGAAGGCGTCGAGCACCGCCAGGTACGCCGCCTCGGAGGCATCGTACGCGCCGTCCTCCTGGTGCGCGCCGCCCCACACCCACGCCACGCGCGGGTTGCCCGGTTCGATGGTTTCGGCCCGCTCGAGGTTGTCGAACGCGTCGTCGAGGTTGCCGGCGATGAGCGCCATGCGGGCCAGGTTGAGCGGCCCGTCCACGCGGTCCGGGAAGAATTCCGCCACGCGCTCGAAGGGGCGTTCGGCGAGCCGGTCGTTCCCTTCCCTGAGGAGGGCGATCCCGTAGTCGTTGTAGCGGACCCAGATCTCCTCATCCTGTTCCTCGGTCGAGACCGGATCCACGCGGCCGCCCACCCCGATCGTGACCTCGTCGCGGGCGATCTCGGTGATCGGCAGCTCCGGGACGTCGTCGAACTCCGCGAACCCCTGCGGGTTGGCGCCGAACGCGAACTCCGTGTAAGCCCGGTCGAACTTCCGCCACAGGAGGCGCGCCCGCGCTGTCAGCGAACCCTCGGGCAGGTCGGGCGGCAGCGTGATCCGGTAGTGGGCGACGTCCGCGCTTCCGGGCCCGATCACGTTCACGGCGGCGGTCACGTGGATGTCCTGCGCGTTCCGCTTCTGGATGGGCCGCCCCTCGCGGTCGAGGATCACCGACTTGAAGAAGTGCGCCATCGGATCGAGGTGTCCGTCCGCGCCGATCTCGCCGCTGATCGCGATCCGCCGGCCCTCGGCGTCCACCAGTTCGAACTCGAGCCAGCCCTCGTTGGAGTCGTTCGTCCCGCCGGGGAAGGTGTGGCCCACGCCCTGGTTCCGGACCACGACCTCGAACATCACCGTCTCCCCCGGAGACACGCTCGGAGGCGAGAGATCGAGCCCCATCTCGGGGTCGTCGTTGGGACCGCGCCGGATGGCGAAGATGTCGACCCGCAGCTTCTCGTCCCGCAGGAACTCCTCGATGCGGCGGATCGTCGCCGTGTCCCCGCGCAGGAAGGGGAGCGCCGTGTTCACGGCCAGGAAACGGTGCGAGCGCACCATCCCGTCCTCGGCCGAGACGTCGCCGAGCGGCGCCTCCTCCGGCGGCATGTGACAGTCCTGGCACACGCGCGCGGCCGCGGGGAGGTAGAAGGTGCGGGACGCGTTCCGCGCCACCCCGCTGTCGTGCCACGCGTCGTACTCGTTCTGCCCCCGCAGCCAGCGGTAGTTATTCACGGGCTCCGTGAGGCTCACCTTGTGGCAGGTGGCGCAGAACTCCGACGTCGAATGGACCGGCTTCAGCAGTTGCGCCATGTGGACGGAGGGCTTTGCCTTGAGCGCCGCGTCGTGCAGGTAGGCGCCGAGCGTGCCCGCCTCCGCGTCGGCGAACAGGTAGGGGTCCTCCTGCTCGTCGGCGATGTTGTAGTTGCCGTTGCCGGTGTTGTCGTGGATGCGGTCGATCGCGTGGCAGGCGAGGCAGGTGAGTCCTGCCTGCGCCTCGACCGTGGCCGGGTCGATCGGTGCGTCCATGGCGCCGGCGAGCATGAGCGCCGGATCGTGGCACCCGCTGCACCACTTGCTCTTCACCCGCCCGGCCGCGTCCGGCTCGAGCCCGAACTCCCGCAGGTGCGCGATCACTTCCGGCCCCGCCTCCAGCGACCCCTCCCGCATGTCCTCGATCGTCGCGGTGTAGAAGGGGTTGTTGAAGGACGCGAAGCGGTGCGCGGAGGTCGCCCACTGGGCCGTCACATCCGGGTGGCAGCGCACGCACTGGGTGGCGCCGATGAGTTCGTCCGCCGCGAACCCCCGCCGTTCCACCTCGGAGCGGACGCGGGCCGCGCGCTCCCGGGCCGCCTGCGCGGCGAGTTCTCCCGCCTCGGTGCGGGTGATGATGCGGGAGGGCAGGTAGGTCCCGGTGCTCGTCGTGGTCGCGGCCGGGAAGAACGGACTCTCGGGCGGCACCAGGCCGGTCGGGACGAAGTCCGCATCGACGAAGCGCGACACGTCGCGGTCGCGGCCTCCGGGTCCCTCGTTCAGACCCTGGGCGAGGGCGGCCTCGGCCTCCGGGGTGAGCTGCAGCCCGCGGTGGGTGAGGCTGTGCCACGCGACGAGGACGACGAGGACGGCTCCGGTGGCGAGCGCGAAGCGGCGCGCCCGCACGCCCGGCGGACGCGCGTAGCTCACGAGCCGGTGCCCGGCGTAGGCGGAGACGATGAGGACGGCGCTCCCCACGTGCGCCCACCACGCCCAGCTGTTCTCGCGGCTCGCCGCCGCGGTGAGGATGAAGAGTCCCGTGAGGACGAGGACGCCGCCCACGAGCCCCATCCCGATCCCCGTGAGAATCGAGGCGCGGTGCTTCCGCTTCCACACCGTGGGAAGGTGCGCCGCGAGGAACCCGAACATGACTGCGGCGAGCAGCAGCCCCACGCCGGTGTGCGTGAGCACCATCGCCTGGAAGAGCTGCGGGAGCGAGTTCTCCCCCACCGCGAAGAACTCGAGCCCCAGCCCGTCCGCAAGCCGGTTCGCGAGCAGGTACAGCGTGTTCGCCAGCATGAACACCGCGACCCCGAGCCCGAACCGCAGCCAGCGCCGCTGCCCCGTCGCCAGGATGGAGCGCAGCACCGGCCGAGTGCGCCGCGCGTCCGCCCCCGAGTCGCCCGGCACACCGGCCTCGTCGACTCCGCCGGCGTCGTCCGCCGCACCGGATCGGGCCGCGTTCCGCGCCCCCTCCTCCGTCTCTCGCCCGCGTCCATTCATGCCCCGAACGAAACCGCAACCGCCACGCCCGCGCAACCAACACCGGCCGTTCCGCATATTCCGTCGCACAACTCGGACGCCTCGAGTTTCGCTTGGATCGACCCGCACATCCTAGTCGTTATCGTGCTTGAATGTTCGATAACAGCACGGTAGATTTGAACGGAGACGGCAAGGGTGAAGAGAGGGATTACTGACGAGGGGTGACGCGCATGATCGACCCGGTGCGATTGGCGGAGCGACTCCGCGAGGCGCGCGAGGCGCACGGCTTGAGCCAGAAGGAAGTCGCCGAGGCGCTGGACGTGCCCCGCTCGGCGGTGAGCAAGATCGAGAGCGGCCGACGCGCCGTCTCGACGTTGGAACTCACGAGAATGGCTGACCTGTACGCCCTCTCCGCCTCGTTCTTCCTCTCGGACGAGGGGGAACGGCGGAGCGAAGACCTGGCCCATGTCCTCCTGCGGGCCCTTCCCGAAACCCGAGAGGATCCGCAAGTCGCGCACGCCGTGCGCTCCAGCGTGTTGCTGTGCCGGGAGGGTGCCTCGCTTCGGCGACTTCTGGGTCGGGCCGTTGAACCGACGGTCCCCAGTTACGCCGCACGGACCGGATCCACGAGCGATGCGATTCGGCAGGGAGAGGCCGTCGCCCGGGAGGAGCGGCGCCGCCTCGGACTCGGCGATGTTCCAATCCGGAGCGTGGCCGGACTCATCAGTGATCAAGGTATCTGGGCCGCGGCCACCGGATTGCCCGACGGCCTGTCCGGGCTGTTCGTGAACCACCCGGATGTCGGTTTCGCCGTTCTGGTCAACCGGCGGCATGGCGAAGCTCGACGGCGATTCTCCTACGCGCACGAGTACGCACACGTCCTGTTCGACCGCGACCGTACGATCACAACGTCGCGCCGTGACAACGCCTCCGGGCGTCTGGAGACGAGAGCCAACGCCTTCGCGGCGGCATTTCTCATGCCGCCGGGCGGTGTCGCCGAGCAGCTCGAACGAATGGGCAAGGGACGCCCGAGCCGGAACGCCCAGGCCATCTTCGATGTCGCCAACGATTCCGCGATCACGGCGGAGATCCGCACCCGGCCGGGATCCCAGGAGCTCACGTACGCGGACGTGGCCGTCCTGGCGCGACATTTCGGCGTCAGCTTCGAGGCGGCGGTTTGGCGGCTCAAGAGTCTGAAACACACGTCCGCATCCGAATCCGCCGCTCTGATCGAGCAGAAGAACATTGGAAATCGGTACATCCGGATGCTGGACCGGAGCCCGCACGACGGGGCTTGGGACCCGGACGCGCCCGAAGGCGTCTCCGCCCGCGGCGTGGGGGCCGGTCACGACCGGGAGCTGCGCGGCCAACTCCTCCGCCTCGCAATCGAGGCGTTCCGCCGGGAAGCGATCTCGCGCGGACGGCTGCTCGAGATCGGTCGGAGACTCGACATCGCCGGCGACGACATGCTCGACGTCGCGATGGCCGCCCGGCCTTGCTGATTCGAGAGCGCCCG
The DNA window shown above is from Candidatus Palauibacter polyketidifaciens and carries:
- a CDS encoding tetratricopeptide repeat protein; protein product: MNGRGRETEEGARNAARSGAADDAGGVDEAGVPGDSGADARRTRPVLRSILATGQRRWLRFGLGVAVFMLANTLYLLANRLADGLGLEFFAVGENSLPQLFQAMVLTHTGVGLLLAAVMFGFLAAHLPTVWKRKHRASILTGIGMGLVGGVLVLTGLFILTAAASRENSWAWWAHVGSAVLIVSAYAGHRLVSYARPPGVRARRFALATGAVLVVLVAWHSLTHRGLQLTPEAEAALAQGLNEGPGGRDRDVSRFVDADFVPTGLVPPESPFFPAATTTSTGTYLPSRIITRTEAGELAAQAARERAARVRSEVERRGFAADELIGATQCVRCHPDVTAQWATSAHRFASFNNPFYTATIEDMREGSLEAGPEVIAHLREFGLEPDAAGRVKSKWCSGCHDPALMLAGAMDAPIDPATVEAQAGLTCLACHAIDRIHDNTGNGNYNIADEQEDPYLFADAEAGTLGAYLHDAALKAKPSVHMAQLLKPVHSTSEFCATCHKVSLTEPVNNYRWLRGQNEYDAWHDSGVARNASRTFYLPAAARVCQDCHMPPEEAPLGDVSAEDGMVRSHRFLAVNTALPFLRGDTATIRRIEEFLRDEKLRVDIFAIRRGPNDDPEMGLDLSPPSVSPGETVMFEVVVRNQGVGHTFPGGTNDSNEGWLEFELVDAEGRRIAISGEIGADGHLDPMAHFFKSVILDREGRPIQKRNAQDIHVTAAVNVIGPGSADVAHYRITLPPDLPEGSLTARARLLWRKFDRAYTEFAFGANPQGFAEFDDVPELPITEIARDEVTIGVGGRVDPVSTEEQDEEIWVRYNDYGIALLREGNDRLAERPFERVAEFFPDRVDGPLNLARMALIAGNLDDAFDNLERAETIEPGNPRVAWVWGGAHQEDGAYDASEAAYLAVLDAFPEDREAWFQLGRTRYLAQRYEAAVEAFDRTLAIDPEHRQAHYSRMLSLRALGRDEEAALGEAAFERYRIDEAAQAITRAYRAENPGVNLMAQDIRTHELRPIARSEAGSPAGPAPAAGSAGPARPGRGGGR
- a CDS encoding ImmA/IrrE family metallo-endopeptidase, which produces MIDPVRLAERLREAREAHGLSQKEVAEALDVPRSAVSKIESGRRAVSTLELTRMADLYALSASFFLSDEGERRSEDLAHVLLRALPETREDPQVAHAVRSSVLLCREGASLRRLLGRAVEPTVPSYAARTGSTSDAIRQGEAVAREERRRLGLGDVPIRSVAGLISDQGIWAAATGLPDGLSGLFVNHPDVGFAVLVNRRHGEARRRFSYAHEYAHVLFDRDRTITTSRRDNASGRLETRANAFAAAFLMPPGGVAEQLERMGKGRPSRNAQAIFDVANDSAITAEIRTRPGSQELTYADVAVLARHFGVSFEAAVWRLKSLKHTSASESAALIEQKNIGNRYIRMLDRSPHDGAWDPDAPEGVSARGVGAGHDRELRGQLLRLAIEAFRREAISRGRLLEIGRRLDIAGDDMLDVAMAARPC
- a CDS encoding CRTAC1 family protein, which encodes MNARRAGPLSICLLAAATACGPDEPEDAEAPSYTQTRPSFTAREGSDATTSIRFTDVTASAGIDFVHATGAFGEKWMPETMGSGVVVLDYDGDRWPDLFFVNSTGWEGRAEDRGARSMLLRNLGDGTFRDVTREAGLDRPIYGMGGAAADFDADGDTDLYLTAVGDNRLYRNDGGRFTDVTAETGTAGNAPGAADPAWSTASAWFDADGDGWLDLLVCNYVDWTPETDLFFTRDGVNKSYATPEEYNGESCRLLRNEPASVEAGGSSVPGAAARISARRFRDVTAESGLENPEGKSLGIVIDDFTGDGRPDVAIANDTYQNFLYENLGEGNFADVALDAGVAFDEFGRARAGMGVDVGDILNRGQLSIAIGNFSNEPVSLFTQIQAGLFQDLAGSARLTRSTLLPLTFGLRFADFDLDRYVDLVLGNGHIEPEIEAIQGDVTFAQPPQLFRNDGRGGFVDAGAMAGGGFDEPIVARGVATFDYDRDGDLDLVISTNGGAAKLFRNDLEPGPGWVRLRLEGAAPNLGAIGATVQVFVGDVAQRFVVSTASSYLSQSEANPVLAGLGGGARADSVVVVWPGGARTVTGPVEAGAVLTIRE